The Nitrospira sp. genome segment CGTCAGGAAGCGGCGGAAACGTTCGCTCCGTTGGGTGAGCTGATGACCAAGATGCTGTTGTTCGGCTCTGTGGTACTGATGGGGCTGGGGGGAATCGGAGTCATCGTCGCCCGCCGGATCGCGAGGCCGATTCGGCTGTTGCACGAAGGAGTGCAGCAGATCGGGAGCGGTCGCTTGGAGCAGCGGGTGGAGTTGAAGACCGGCGATGAAATCGAGGGGCTTGCCCAGGCCTTCAATCAGATGGCGTTCAATCTGCAACGTTCGTTCGGACAGCTGGAACAACGGATAACGGAGGTCCGGCAGTTAGAGGAGAAATATCGCGATTTGATCGAACATGCTCCGGAAATGATCTGTCAACTCGATCGCGGCGGTCGACTGGTGCACGTCAATAAGACCGGCCTCGACAAACTCGGATATACCCACGATGAGATGCTCGGCATGAAGCTATGGGATTGTGTTCCCAACGGACAGGAATTGAACGTATTGCACTTCCTGGAACGGCTTGTGTCACAGGGGCAAAGCTCGATGGAAACAGTGTTGTTGGCCAAGGATGGCCGGTTGATGGATGTGGAGGTTCATGGGACGGCACTGTTCGATCAAGCGCGAGGCGGGCTGATTCACTCGCGTGCGTTCGTTCGAGATGTGACCGAACGGCGTCGGTTGGAGCAGCAGATACAGCGGTATACCGTGGGATTGGAACAGGCGGTGTCGGAGCGTACGCAGCAGCTGACGGTCTCGCAAGCCCGCTACAAGGCCTTGTTCGACTTCGTGGCCGATTCTGTTTTTATGGTGAGTGCAACGGGGTCCATCGTTGCCGTCAATGAACGGGAAGAGCGGGTGCTCGGTTATGCCGAGTCGAAGATCGTCGGGAAGAACTTTCTCGACATCGTACCGGACGCGTACCACCGGGCTTTCACGGGTTGGTTGTGCGATGTCAGTACGGAGCAACGGCAGGTCGTCACTCAGGAGATGACCGTGTACCACGCCGATCGCGATGAGATTCCCGTGGAAATGGACTTGATCCGCGTGGGTGGGACCGAACCATTGCTTGTGATGGTGCAGCTTCGCGATATTACCGATCGGAAGAAGCTCGAGCGCCAACTCCAATCATACCGAGAAGATCTCGAGCTGAAAGTTCGGGAGCGCACCAGAGAAATCGAAGAGACCAAGCAGTACTTGGAAAATTTGCTCGAGAATGCCAACGACGTCATCTATACACTCGATCTGGATCAACAGTTCACCTATGTCAACGGCAAGGTCAATGCCTGGGGGTATCGCAAAGATGATTTGATCGGTCGGCCATATCTCTCGCTCCTTTCACGGCGTCATCGGGGACGGCGTCTCAAGAGCACATTAGATATCGGAGCCAAGCAGGTGTACGAGGTCGAAGTCGTGACTCGGCTGGGTGAAGTGCGTGCCGTCATGGTCAGTGTCTCTCCTCTTCAAGGGGTTGACGGGGAAATCCTTGGAGTGCTCGGCATCGCGCGTGACATGACGGAGACCAAGAAGCTGGAGCGACAGATTCGTCATGCGGAAAAACTGGCCTCAATCGGCCAATTGGCGGCTGGGGTGGCCCATGAAATCAACAATCCATTGGGGGGAATCCTCAATTGTCTCTACAACCTTCGAAAAGGTCCCCTCTCCCCGGCACGTCAAGAGGAATACTGGGTTTCCATGGAACATGGCGTTCGACGTGTTCAAAAAATCGTTCGGCAGTTGCTTGATTTTTCACAGCAGCACGAACCGGCATTCAGCCCGGCCGATATCAATCGAATCGTCGATCAGGTCCTGGGACTGACCACCCATCTCTTTGTTCCCAATCGGATTCGCTTGGAAACCGTTCCTGGGGATGGCTTGCCCAACGTGATGGTTGATCGGCATATGATCGAACAGGTCTTGATGAACTTGATCTTGAACGCCGTGCAAGCCATGAAAAACGGCGGAGTGCTGACGATCAGAACATCCGTGGCCGAGGGCGTCTGCCGGGTTGAGGTGAACGATACGGGTTCGGGCATTCCTGCATCCGTCCTCCCACGGGTCTTTGATCCCTTCTTCACGACCAAAGGGGAAGGGGAGGGGACAGGACTGGGTCTTTCGGTCAATCTCGGCATCGTGGAACGTCATGGCGGGAAAATTTTGGTCGAGAGCGAGGTCGGAAAGGGAACGACCTTCACATTGTGCCTGCCCGTGTCACGAGAACGTACCTTTGCGGAGAAGGAGGCATGAAAGGGTTGACTATTCTGGTGGTCGACGATGAGCCTTTGATGCGGCTTTCCATGATGGATGCATTGGAGGCTGTCGGTTGCGATGTCCGGGCGGTACCGACCGGTACGGAAGGGGTCGACGCGATCCGAGAGAAGACATTTGATGTGGTGATCACCGACCTCCGGTTACCGGGTGTGGATGGGCTGACCGTGCTCCAGACGGCCAAAGACAATGAGTCCCAGACCGAGGTGCTCGTGATTACCGCACATGGATCGGTCGAAACAGCTGTTGAAGCCATGAAACTGGGAGCATTTGACTACATCACGAAGCCCTTCCAGATGGAGGAATTGCTCCTGATCGTCGAGCGGGTCAGCGGCATGATCACACTCCGTCGCGAAAATCAGGATCTCAAACACCAGCTCGAAGACAAGTTCTGTTTCAACGGCATTTTAGGGGCGAACAGTCAGATGCGCGCCGTGCTGGACAAGATCAAGCTCGTGGCTGAGACCGATTCCACCGTCCTGATCGTCGGGGAGAGCGGGACGGGCAAGGAACTTGTCGCCAATGCGCTGCATCAGAACAGTTCGCGAAAAGGGTATCCGCTGATCAAAGTCAGCTGCGCCGCGTTGCCGGAGACGTTGCTGGAAGCGGAACTCTTCGGTCACGAGAAAGGCGCCTTTACTGGTGCCCTGCGTCAGCGTCGGGGGCGATTCGAAATGGCGAATCGAGGGACCTTGTTCCTGGATGAAATCGGCGAAATCTCGCCTGTGGTGCAGGTGAAGCTCTTACGTGTCCTGCAGGAGCGTACTTTCGAACGGGTGGGGAGCAATGAGCCTATGGAAACGGATGTGCGGCTCGTGTGCGCCACGCAGAAAGACTTGCGCAAAGAGGTGGCTCAGGGCCGGTTCCGTGAAGACCTCTTTTACCGCCTCAACGTCGTGCCGGTCGTCGTTCCACCGCTCAGGCAACGGCAAGAGGACATTATGGTGATTGCCGATCATGTCCTCGAAACATGCTCGCTGAAGCTGAACAAACAGCTGCGCGGGTTTTCCCAGCAGGCGCGTGAATTGTTGCTTCGTTATTCGTATCCAGGGAATGTGCGGGAGTTAGAAAATATGGTCGAGCGGGCTGTGGCTCTCGGTCGAGATCGTGCCGCGGTTCAACCGGCCGACCTCTGTGGATTTCAAGCTTGCCCATTCTTGGGGGGCGTCCCACAGGAATCCTGCGGCTTCTGTAGCGAAGGTTTGACCGGAGGGAAAAAGAAGAAAGATGCGACCCTGACATCGCTTGCTGCCGCGCGAGAACGATTTGAGAAGGACTACATTGTCTCCGTATTGGAACGTGTCGATGGAAGCCGCACGACAGCCTCCAGAATCTTGGGACTGTCCAGAAAAGCTCTTTGGGAAAAATGCAAACGCTATGGTATTCCGTCGGCACACGGCGACGCTGAGGATGAAAGCTGAAGGCCGCTCATCCCCATACCGACGAGATTCCAAGTTGTCGCCTGGTCGTGGGGGAGGGCCGTCGTGTTAAAGGATGTCACGTACTTGATGTAGGAGGAATCATGAATGTTTGGCGCCAAGTCATTCTTATCTCGTGGGGTGTCGTTCTCCTAGCGGGAGCCGTGTCTGCAGCTGAACCGGCAGAAGTGGAGAAGTTCGTCAACGCCCGAATCGAGATCGGTGAGATGATGACGAACTATTTCAAAGATGGCCAGAGCTATGGGGAGGGGCAGCGCCCGTCCCAGGAGCAAATGCGACAAATGGGAGCAGACATCACCGCCAAGCTCACCGCGCTTCTCGCCAAGTACGATCTGACGCTCGATGAATATCGCAAGCGCAGCCCGGAGGTGTTTGCGGATGATGCGGCGGTCAAGCGCTATCTCAACGAGCATCCGGACCTCAAACAACGCTACGAGGCGCTTCCACTCGACCGAATGGGGCGGGGCGGCAGTACCGGGCGGGGGTATTAGGTCCGATGGCATCGTCTTCTCAGGCCGAAACCGCTCAATTTTCCGGTGGTGATCCCTTCTGAGGAACTCCCAGAGAGAAGGCTGCATACCCATGGAATACACACACCTTGGCCGGTCCGGAGTGAAAGTCAGCCGACTCTGTCTAGGCACGATGAATTTCGGTCCGCAGACGAACGAGCCGGACAGCTTCGCACTGATGGATCGGGCATTGGATCTCGGCATCAATTTTTTTGATACGGCGAATGTGTACGGCTGGAAACTCGGTGAAGGCTGGACAGAGCAGATCATCGGACGTTGGTTCGCACAAGAGGGAGGCCGTCGGGATAAGGTGGTGCTGGCTACGAAAGTGTACGGTCGCATGGGCGAATGGCCGAATCAGTCACGCCTCTCGGCCGTACACATCAAACGAGCTTGCGAGGACAGTCTCCGACGGTTGAAGACCGACTGGATAGATGTGTATCAAATGCATCATGTCGATCGGGAAACACCGTGGGAAGAAATCTGGCAAGCGATGGAACAGTTAGTCAGGGAAGGCAAGGTGGTGTATGTGGGCAGCAGCAATTTCGCCGGTTGGCACTTGGCCCAAGCTCAGGAAGCCGCACGGAGCCGTAACTTTTTGGGGCTGGTGTCGGAACAAAGCCTTTATAACCTCAATGAGCGTACCATTGAACTGGAAGTCATCCCTGCCTGTGAGGCCTACGGCATCGGTCTCATCCCATGGAGTCCCCTGGGAAGGGGCCTCTTGGCCGGTGTCCTTCAGTCAGACAACATTGGTCGGCGCGCGGACGCGGATCTGAAACAAGCGGTGATCAAGTCCCGTCCCAAATTGGAAGCTTACGAGGGGCTGTGCGCACGGATTGGTGAAAGACCGGCGAATGTCGCACTTGCCTGGCTATTGCATCAACGGGCAGTTACTTCACCTATTATCGGACCTCGCACCATGGAACAGCTGGAGGGGGCTATGAAGGCACTCAGTCTTTCTCTCAGTAGCGACATCTTGAAGCAACTGGACGAACTCTTTCCTGGGCCCGGTGGAACTGCGCCGGAGTCCTATGCCTGGTAGGTCACTCATCTTTTGTTTCAGCTTCTTCTTCCAACATGATGAGTATCCGATTTCATCCTACCTTCACAGCGTCCTCTTCGGCGACCTCGCATAAAGGATACGGTTGTGCCTGTGGCCGACCATTCGGCTCTGGATTTGAGAAATTGGTCCCTAGATCTTTGTCCTATTTGATGGAGCCGTCTTTCTTCATCTAAGCTCTTGACAGATACGAAACCTCGCTCCTGACGCTGAGAGCAACCATCCACAGAAAAGTCTTGAACCTGTGGATAGTGACCCGAACGGTGGCAATAGTCAGTGGATGGCGGGCAGTGATCATATGATGTCAAGCAGATTTTTCTAGGTATACGTGAAAATATACAGAAGTATCACGTAGACCACTATTACTGGTGGTCCTGCCGATATGGAGCGGATGCCTAAAAAATAGGCGATCCGATGAATAAGTACGCCATTCGCACCATCTTTCCAGCACAAAGCGACTTGCCCACATGGTTATCCACAGAAGATGGGGAGTGGGAATTTTCATGCCAGGTTCGCAGATAATTCGTATTCCATGGGAAAAGTTTTATCGGATCTCTGGAAGCTCTCATTCGGTTCTGAGGTCAAAAGCTACTAAAGTCGGGACGACGAGAAGGAAAATACGGAGAGGGGGGACAAAACAGTTGTCATGCGTAAGGCGGAGTATGCCCCGGCTTCCACTTGATGCTGCAGCCGATGCTTGGTCGCTGGGTACCGCCGATAGGCTTGCCGACGAGCACGGCTTGGATGGCAGTGCGGAGATCACGGCCGGTCACAGGCTTATTATTACCGGGACGACTCTCATCCAATTGTCCACGATACACCAGCCGCCTGTCACGATCGAAGAGGTAGAAGTCCGGAGTGCAGGCGGCGCGATAGGCTTTCGCAACCTCCTGCGTTTCGTCGTGACAGAAGGGAAAGGTAAAGTTCAAACGTAAGGCCATTTCTTTGAGCTTGGGCGGGGCGTCGTCGGGATACCCGATAGGGTCATTGCTGCTGATGGCGATGATCCCCAAACCCGTGTCTCTATAGTCGAGCCCGATCTTGGCGAGCTCCTGCTCGACATGGACCACGTAGGGACAGTGCCGGCAGATGAACATCACCAAGAGCGCGGTCTTATCGGCAAATGATTCGAGTGAATAGGTCTGCCCGCTCACCACGTCACGCAGTGAGAAGCGCGGTGCGGCTGTTCCCACTGGGAGCATGGCGGATGATGTTGCCACAGGGACACCTCCTTTGTGATGCTAGAAGATGGCGCATCTTCGTAGTTGCGTCAAGTGGCTGCGAGGGGGGCTGTTTTTTTCTCCATAACTGAGTGAGAGGATATGCTGCCGCACATCTCTTGGTGGTGTGGGCAAGCCATGACAGAGATGAGTTGTCCCGTTGACGAAAGGAGGACGAACATGCGGATTGTCCAGCTGTTGGTGCTGCTGATGCTGGCGTTTCCGGCTGTGACGCAGGCGCATGATGAGACGAAGCCCGACACGCCGACCCTTACGGTCAGCGAAACCGGAACGATGACGCACGCGCCGGATACGGCTTACGTGACATTCGGTTTGGACAGTCCCGGTAAAGTACTCGCCGAGGCGCAGAGGCGGAACAGCGCCGCCATGAGCAACGTCATGGATCGGCTGCGGGAGTTACAGATCGGCAAGGAGCGGATACAAACCTCGTCCTTTACGGTCACCCCCCAGTATCGGCCGCCGGCTAAACGTTCGGCTGATGCGCCGTCTGCTCCGCCGGAAATCATCGGGTATGTCGTCAACAACATGGTGACGGTGGAAATCCGCGCCCTCGACGGAGTCGGCACGGTAATTGAGGAGGTCTTGAAGGCCGGTGCGAACAGCTTTCAGGGGTTGCATTGGGGGTTGCGCGACGAACAACCGGCACGGCTGAGCGCATTGAAACAGGCCGCGGCTAAGGCGCGTGAGAGAGCGGCAGCCCTGAGCGAGGCGCTGCACGTGAAACTCGTGCGGATTGTATCGGTCAATGAGGGTGGCCATATGATCAGGCCTGTCTCTCCCGTGGCACGCATGGCGATGGATGCGGGCGCAGGCGAGGTGCCGATCTCGCCGGGGGAGCTGAAGGTTGAGGCAACAGTGACGCTCGTCTACGAAATCGCTCCGAACTGAGGTGTATTCTCGTGAATAAGCAGAAACTGCTCGCCAAGGCATTGGCCGGCTCAAAAAATCTGCGGTTCACCGAAGCCGTCGCGCTCGCGAAAGCGTTCGGTTATCGTTTGGCGAGGACCAAAGGAAGCCATCACATTTTCGTTCATCCTAAAATCAAGGAACTGATCAACCTTCAAGAAGTCGGAGGCAAGGCAAAGCCGTATCAAGTACGTCAGTTGCTGGATATCGTGGAACGGTATAATCTACTGCTGGAATTGGGAGATGAGCCATGAAGGATTATCACATCAACATCTTCTACAGCGACGCCGACAAGGGCTACATCGCCGACATTCCTGATCTCGAAGCCTGCTCCGCTTTCGGCAAAACTCCGGCAGAGGCGCTCAGGCATGCGCAGCTGGCCAAGAAGGCTTGGGTGGAAGCAGCCCGTGCCGAAGGCAAACCGATTCCTCGTCCACGGTACCGGCCTGTGATTTATCAGACCGGCTCATGATCGTTTCCATGAACGTTGAAGAGTTGGATCCCGAGCTGTGTGCTTGGCGAGAGCGACACGACACTCCCACCAAGGTGGCGTCTACTCCTGAATTCGACACCGTCTAGGCCGTCTTTCCCTATTCAGATCTTCTAGGGTCTCATGGCCAAGCAGCAGGATTGGAGTCCGCTCCAGCCTTCAGCTCTGGTGGCGATGCCTCTTCCGGCTCTTCGCCAGCCGGTTGACTGATAACTTGACTAATACTTGACTCATCTACTCTGCTCCATCCTCCTGCACCGTTGTCATAGAGACATTCTCTTGTTTCTGAGAATCAGTAACTGAAGGCCAATGACTTCTTTCGATGAAAACGGTATTCTTCGGCCCCATTCGGAACGGTATCTGGACGAGAAGTTCTCTATGGAGCAAGCACCTTCCATTGTTTCCTCACTCATCGAACGGTTTGAGGGCCAGCGGGAGGCCTACAAAAGTCAGGGCTATAACGAGACACAACTGCGCCGTGAGTTTCTCGATCCCTTCTTCGAGGCTCTCGGTTGGGACGTAGCCAACAAGCAGAGTCATGCTGAAGCCTACAAGGATGTCATCCATGAAGATGCGATCAAGATCGGCGGCAACACCAAAGCGCCCGACTACTGTTTTCGCATCGGCGGCGCACGAAAATTCTTCCTTGAAGCGAAAAAACCCTCCATCAATATCAAGGATGAACCCAGCCCCGCCTATCAGCTGCGCCGCTATGCCTGGTCGGCCAAGCTGCCGCTGTCGATTCTGACGGACTTTGAAGAATTTGCCGTCTACGACTGCAGGACTCGCCCCAATCCGTCCGACAAACCCAGCGCCGGACGCATTCTCTATCTCACCTATCAGGACTATCTCGCCCAATGGGATCAGCTTGCCTCCATCTTTGCCAAGGAGGCGGTGCTCAAGGGTTCCTTCGACAAATACGCCGTCACGGACCGGAAACGCGGGACGGCCACCGTCGATGCGGAATTTCTGAGGGAAATCGAAACCTGGCGAGACGCGCTGGCCAAGAATCTCGCGCTCCGCAATCCCAGGCTCACCGTCCACGAGCTGAATTTTTCCGTCCAGCGCACCATCGACCGGCTGATTTTCCTCCGCATCGCGGAAGACCGGGGCATCGAACCCTATGCCCAACTGCAATCGCTGCTCAGCGGCCAGAATATCTATAGCCGCCTGCGCTATCTCTACAACCAGGCCGACGACCGCTACAACTCCGGCCTGTTTCACTTCCAGGCTGAGAAAGAACGCGCCGAAGCGCCGGACGATCTGACGCCCAGCCTCAAGATCGACGACAAAGTACTGAGAGACATCATCGGGCGGCTGTACTACCCCAGCAGCCCCTACGAATTCTCCGTCTTCCCCACGGAAATTCTCGGCCAGGTCTATGAGCAGTTTCTTGGGAAGGTCATCCGGCTCACCTCCGGGCATCAGGCCAAAATCGAAGAGAAGCCGGAGGTCAAAAAGGCCGGTGGCGTCTACTACACGCCCGCCTACATCGTTGAATACATCGTGAAGCACACCGTAGGGACTCTGTGTGAGGGCAAGACACCCAGGCAGATCGCCAAACTCACGATTCTCGATCCCGCCTGCGGATCGGGATCGTTCCTGATCGGCGCCTATCGCTATCTGCTCAACTATCACCGCGACTGGTACGCGAAAGATGGCCCGGAGAACCACCGCAAGGCACTCTTTCAGGCCGGCAGCGGGGAATGGCGGCTGACGACGCAGGAGAAGAAGCGGATTCTTCTGAACAATATCTACGGCGTGGACATCGACAGCCAGGCCGTCGAAGTCACGAAGCTCAGCTTGCTGTTGAAAGTCTTGGAAGGCGAGAGCGACGAAACGCTGAAACGGCAGCTCTCCTTCGTTCACGAGCGGGCCTTGCCGGACTTGGGACAGAACATCAAGTGCGGCAACAGCCTCATCGGACCGGACTATTTCGCTGGCCAACTCATGCCGGACGACGACGAGATGCGCCGGGTGAATCCCTTCGACTGGAAGGCCGAGTTTCCGGAGATATTCAAGGGGGACGGTCCTTCGACAGGCTCAGGACAAGGCTTCGATGCCGTGATCGGTAATCCACCGTATGTGCGGCAGGAGTCTCTGTCGGCATTAAAAGATTATCTCGCGCAACGCTACGAAGCCTTTGACGGAGTGGCGGATCTCTTCACATACTTCATGGAAAAGAGTGTCAGATTGCTTCGTGAAGGAGGACGCTTCAGCTTTATTGTCTCCAGCAGCTTTCTCCGCACCACCTACGGGGAGGCCTTGCGCCGTACGCTCAAGAAACACGCCGCCGTGCTGGGCATCCTGGACTTTGGCGGACTCGCCGTGTTCGAGAACGCCAAGGACACCTATGTCTGCATTCCGCTCCTGGCGAAAACGAAGCCGCCTCCCCGTATCGAAGTCTCGCGGATACCTTTGCTGGACTTTACGAGTCTTGACGATAGCGCGATCGAGCACCGCTTCACGATCCCGCAAGAGCGTCTCACGGAAAGCGTCTGGTCGTTGAAGTCAGACGAAGAGGCGGCAGTTTTTGAAAAAGTTTTGAATGCCGGAAAACCGCTAGGGGAATATGTGCAGGGCCAGTTCTTTCGCGGTGTAACATCTGGGCTTAATGACGCGTTCATTATCGACTCTGAAACCAGGAAAGCCCTCATTCGAAAGAACAAGGCGAACGAGGAGTTAATAAAACCGCTACTGGGTGGTGAGGATGTTCGACGCTACTTCATTGAAGATCCTGGTACGTGGCTCATTTTTGCCCGGCGAGGTGTTGATGCCGATCGCTATCCGGCTATTCGTGAACATTTGGCCAAATGGAAGGCTGAGCTAACCCCCAAGAAATCTTCAAGCGATAAGGTAGGACGGAAGCCAGGGCGATATGCGTGGTATGAGATTCAAGATGATGTAGCGTACTTCCCAATCTTTGACGGCCCCAAGATCATCTTTCCCGACATCTGCAAGGCGCCACGATTTTTCCTCGATCGCAGCGGCATGTATCTCGCCAATACGGCCTATTGTCTGGGCGTAGACGATCCCTACCTTCTTGGTATTCTCAATAGCCGCTTGTTCTGGTTTGCGATTAGCAACCTAAGCATCCCATTCGGCGTTCGTGCCGGGCAGTATCGCTATCGGCTCATCTACCAATATATGGAGAAGGTGCCGATTCGAATTATTGACTTCAACTCGAAGGCCGATAAGGAAAGGCATTGCCGGATAGTCTCGCTTGTCGAAGGCATGCTGAAGTTGCACCAGCGGCTCACTGATGCCAAGACACCTGCCGACAAAGACCGTTTACAACGTCAGATCGACGCAACCGATGAGGAGATCGACCGGTTGGTCTATGATCTCTACGGCTTAACGGAGGATGAGACCAAGATTGTTGAAGCCGCCTCGGTTGCATCTTCAGCCAAAGTGAAGGAGAATGACAGCCATGAATCAGACACCCAACCAGCCGATCAACCTGGCTCAGGCCGAGGCGCGGCTACAACAGTGGCGCAGCCAGCACAATACTCCAGCGAAGGTGGCGGCGGCTCACAGGAAGGTCTTGCTGGAGCGGGTGAGCCAGTCCATGGCGTTCGAGAACCAGCCGGTCAGTACGGATCGCCTCAAGACCCTGATGGCGAAGCCGAAGGCCAAGGCGAGTTAAGCTCCACGCGCGAATTCGATACGGCCGAAGGCCGCCTCTCCTATTCTGAACTCTCCGAACGTCTCGCGGTCCCACTGGTCGCGATCTGCGACGAGATTCTGCAAGCGCGTCCCGATCAGATTGTCATTACCTCCGAATGGCTTTGCCTCCGGCACAAACGTCTCGCCGGGCATCTCTATCCCGATTGGGCCGGTCGCTTCCGTGACGTGAACGTACAAGTCGGCGTCCATGTCCCGCCGCCGTTCTATGAAGTGCCGATCCATATGCGGCAGTTCTGCGACGATCTGGCCGAGCGTTTGCGGCACGATCCTGGCGCGGCGATCGGAAGCGCAGCGGAGTTTTTCTCCTGGGTTGATTGGCGCTTCCAGTGGATTCACCCGTTCAGGGATTTCAACGGACGGATCGGGCGAGTACTTTTGGCCGCGTTGCTCTATAAACTTGGATTGCCCCACGTCGAAACGGCATCTGCTGACCCAACTGTGCGCCGTGAATATCTCGAAGCCCTGCAAGCTGCAGACGAGGGGAGCCATGGCCCGCTCATAGATCTGTGGATTCGTCGAATCATCGAATCAACATAGCTGCATTTCGTTGACGTGACCTGTCATAAGACTTGGCTGGCGGTGTATGAGTCGAGGATGGGTTTTGGTGCTGCAGGGGTAAACCAATGAAAGCGATTGACCTGTTTGGAGATCTCGAAAAAAGCATTTTGCACATCATCGGTGCTGCGGATTTATACGCAATCCATCTCCTTGCAAGTTCACGGAAAGAGGAGCCCGACACGGAACTCGTTCAAAGCATTCTCGCGGGTAAGCACATCAGTACCGTCACAGTTCTTGGAATGCCATATACTGAAACAGAGAGAAAAGAGTTAGAGGAGAGAAGAATCTTTCGAGGTATTGGAAGCCAAATCGTGCTGGCTACATATACCGCGCTCGAGTCTTATCTGATAAATAAGTTCAGGGAATATTTTCGGTTCCGTTTTAGAGGTGCGGATGATGAGATGGTTGCGAAGGTCTTGGGAAAGTTTTCGTTTCGGAGCTTAAAGGACATAGCAAAACTGTACAAGGACGTTTTAGATATACATCTGCCATGTTTTGAAATTGACATGTATTTCATCGGTGCGAGTTCCTCCTTTAATCCCCAAAGGACGTGGGATGGTATTACGGCTATAGAAAAAGCCAGGCATGATATCGCTCATGAAGGGAAGGCTAAAAATTACAAAATTGGAATTTTGCCTGATGCATGGGAGCCGTTTGAGTTCGTGAGGCGTTGGGTTGGGTTGTTTGACGTGAACTTCGATTCCCTGGTTTATGAAGATAGGCCAACACCTTCTATCCAAGAATATCGAAAACGCGTAGCAATAGTTAAAGAGAACACTCGGTTCCAGAGCTAGGGAAGGTCTGATTAATTCAAAATTCGAGGGAGTCGGTCCCAGGAGGCGCTGGCCATCCGATGAAAAGGTGATGGAGTACACGACTCCGCTGTGGCCCTTCAGAGCCTGGAAGTTTCGCTCCACCGGAGGCGAAAAGCCTCCTCGCAGATGATTTCTGAGGCCTAAAAGAGTATCCTTCGACTTCAGGAGTCCCAAAAAGGATGATGCAACCAGCGGGGAACATAAGGGCAGTTCAAGTTGCCATTGCCGAAATGGTACGGCGCATTGTCGAGCGGTTCCATCCGGAGCGCATCGTTCTCTTTGGATCACATGCCCGTGGGACAGCCGGTCCACATAGCGATGTCGATTTGCTCGTCGTGATGCAGCCGCAGGGTTCCAAACGAAGGCGAGCGGTCGAGATCCATGGATTGCTGGCCGGCATAGGGATTCCCAAGGATGTCATTGTCGTGACTCCTGAAGAATTTGAAGCCTACCGAGACGCGCCAGGCACTGTGATAAGAACAGCGTGGCAAGAGGGGAAGATCTTGCATGACCGTGCGGCCTAAGGACGAAGATCTTGTCCGGGCTTGGATTCTAAAGGCCGAACATGACTTGCTCAACATCGAGAATAATCTCGCTGCGCGGGATATCCCGTGGGATACGGTAAGCTTCCATGCGCAGCAGTGCGCAGAGAAATACCTCAAGGCTCTCCTCGTTTTTCGACAAATCGATCCTCCGAAGATTCATGATCTGACCGAACTCTATGCGCTATTGCCGGAGGGCCTGCTGGGAGATTTCGACGTACGCTTGCTCGGTGAATTGAATCCCTACTCGATTGAAGGGCGATACCCTGGAGTTTGGGAGCCGGTTGAACAGGCAGAGGCAATACGTGCTGTTGAGGCTGCGAGAACGATCCGTCAGGCAATTCGCCGGATACTACCGGGCACCTGTCTCGTCTGAACTATACGGATATTGGAAGAAATGTG includes the following:
- a CDS encoding aldo/keto reductase — encoded protein: MEYTHLGRSGVKVSRLCLGTMNFGPQTNEPDSFALMDRALDLGINFFDTANVYGWKLGEGWTEQIIGRWFAQEGGRRDKVVLATKVYGRMGEWPNQSRLSAVHIKRACEDSLRRLKTDWIDVYQMHHVDRETPWEEIWQAMEQLVREGKVVYVGSSNFAGWHLAQAQEAARSRNFLGLVSEQSLYNLNERTIELEVIPACEAYGIGLIPWSPLGRGLLAGVLQSDNIGRRADADLKQAVIKSRPKLEAYEGLCARIGERPANVALAWLLHQRAVTSPIIGPRTMEQLEGAMKALSLSLSSDILKQLDELFPGPGGTAPESYAW
- a CDS encoding thioredoxin family protein translates to MATSSAMLPVGTAAPRFSLRDVVSGQTYSLESFADKTALLVMFICRHCPYVVHVEQELAKIGLDYRDTGLGIIAISSNDPIGYPDDAPPKLKEMALRLNFTFPFCHDETQEVAKAYRAACTPDFYLFDRDRRLVYRGQLDESRPGNNKPVTGRDLRTAIQAVLVGKPIGGTQRPSIGCSIKWKPGHTPPYA
- a CDS encoding PAS domain S-box protein — protein: MALWSRSHSLQQKIITAIVMVGLLPLTLLLALIYIEERRALRESTGANFKEVAVEAARRIEIHITRGMNEAQQLATTPFLRTAVSEANRTYEGKDAQSISEILKDWQQRWGQRDKRSEFPLFVNRIVTNYLIRWHEIRQSDYLGILITDGQGALVVSSIPQVEYSYAKTGWWQALVKGGSRQPYVSEIAFDPSFGTHVVAVAAPILDDQRRAVIGAVTILLRRDTLFQSIAEGSFGMTGHAMLFASDGGVVMCPVLAPEAHSIDAELLSTLGALKSGWTVALDDSHGNKHALVGFAPVRFTDQLAAGSLGGKRWITLVRQEAAETFAPLGELMTKMLLFGSVVLMGLGGIGVIVARRIARPIRLLHEGVQQIGSGRLEQRVELKTGDEIEGLAQAFNQMAFNLQRSFGQLEQRITEVRQLEEKYRDLIEHAPEMICQLDRGGRLVHVNKTGLDKLGYTHDEMLGMKLWDCVPNGQELNVLHFLERLVSQGQSSMETVLLAKDGRLMDVEVHGTALFDQARGGLIHSRAFVRDVTERRRLEQQIQRYTVGLEQAVSERTQQLTVSQARYKALFDFVADSVFMVSATGSIVAVNEREERVLGYAESKIVGKNFLDIVPDAYHRAFTGWLCDVSTEQRQVVTQEMTVYHADRDEIPVEMDLIRVGGTEPLLVMVQLRDITDRKKLERQLQSYREDLELKVRERTREIEETKQYLENLLENANDVIYTLDLDQQFTYVNGKVNAWGYRKDDLIGRPYLSLLSRRHRGRRLKSTLDIGAKQVYEVEVVTRLGEVRAVMVSVSPLQGVDGEILGVLGIARDMTETKKLERQIRHAEKLASIGQLAAGVAHEINNPLGGILNCLYNLRKGPLSPARQEEYWVSMEHGVRRVQKIVRQLLDFSQQHEPAFSPADINRIVDQVLGLTTHLFVPNRIRLETVPGDGLPNVMVDRHMIEQVLMNLILNAVQAMKNGGVLTIRTSVAEGVCRVEVNDTGSGIPASVLPRVFDPFFTTKGEGEGTGLGLSVNLGIVERHGGKILVESEVGKGTTFTLCLPVSRERTFAEKEA
- a CDS encoding sigma-54 dependent transcriptional regulator yields the protein MKGLTILVVDDEPLMRLSMMDALEAVGCDVRAVPTGTEGVDAIREKTFDVVITDLRLPGVDGLTVLQTAKDNESQTEVLVITAHGSVETAVEAMKLGAFDYITKPFQMEELLLIVERVSGMITLRRENQDLKHQLEDKFCFNGILGANSQMRAVLDKIKLVAETDSTVLIVGESGTGKELVANALHQNSSRKGYPLIKVSCAALPETLLEAELFGHEKGAFTGALRQRRGRFEMANRGTLFLDEIGEISPVVQVKLLRVLQERTFERVGSNEPMETDVRLVCATQKDLRKEVAQGRFREDLFYRLNVVPVVVPPLRQRQEDIMVIADHVLETCSLKLNKQLRGFSQQARELLLRYSYPGNVRELENMVERAVALGRDRAAVQPADLCGFQACPFLGGVPQESCGFCSEGLTGGKKKKDATLTSLAAARERFEKDYIVSVLERVDGSRTTASRILGLSRKALWEKCKRYGIPSAHGDAEDES